The segment CATCCTTACTATTTAACGCCTCTAATTGCTTTAGTTCTGAAGTAGTAACCATGTATGAGATGGTTGTAATTTGACTGTAGACGGATAGCTCGttcatttttttgcaacacttTTTTTGTATGAGAGTGAGACTGAGTAAATTATAACAATGGATTTAGTTAGTTTGAAACacaaaaattataaaaGACGTGACATTGAAAGTAGTGCATCCACACATCAATAGATAAGAGAATAATGAATGCACAACCAAATCTTTATAACCCCCGTGGTAtagtatatatatttggATTCACTCAATAGCAACACATCTACAGTAGGAGTTGATTCTTTTGTAGTGAAAAATGGGTTGTGTCTCTCAACTGTAGCTTAGCCCTTTTTAGTGTTTAGTACGCTTTGATGCTTACTAGATATTCAAAGTATATGTTTTGTTAATATGAAGTGTATCCTTTTTTTGTCTCTCTTATCAATGGTGTTTTCGTCTTTTGTtatctctctctctttctctctctcaATAGTAATGATAATAAGCccacaacaaaaacaaatttattAATCAATCGCCCTTCTCACGTTTTTTTCCCCTTTTTTACATTAGATAACTAAGCAATTCAATACCATACATATTAACTACAGTCACATAACGCATTCATTATCACCAATCACGGAAGACAAACATACATTTAACTTACAAGGTGTATGTATAAATAATAGGGGTTGCTGCTATCACgagttttttgttttttgtttttccCCCTTGCTTTTATCTCCACAATCGGTCTCAAACGCCACTGTTTGAATGCACTCGTGAACTAGtagaacaacaaaacagtgtgcaattcatcaatcaGTTTACTAACTCATCATAGTCACATTGAGAAAATGAGGTCACAATTTAAAGACGAACATCCTTTTGGTACGTTTGCCTTCGGCTTTTCGCATATACCTTTTACATTGGGCTATTACTAACCACTTTCACTAGAAAAGAGACAAGCAGAGGCAGCTAGAATTGCACAGAGGTTTAAGGACAGAGTTCCTGTTATTTGTGAAAAGGTTGAAAACTCCGATATTCCCGAAATTGATAAACGTAAATACTTGGTTCCAGTTGATTTGACTGTAGGTCAATTTGTTTACGTTATTAGgaaaagaatcaaattaCCTAGTGAAAAGGCCATTTTTATATTTGTCAATGATATTTTACCTCCAACTGCTGCTTTAATTAGTACAATTTATGAAGAACACAAGGACGAAGATGGGTTTTTGTACGTTTTGTATTCAGGAGAAAACActtttggagaaaaagtGCCtgtcaatttgaatgaattggattttAGTGATCTTCCGGAAGATCTTTAAAGAGTGAAGTGACATGAAACTGGagcttttgttttttaaGTGTTTAGGTTATATTAAATGGTACGCAGAATTCACATTATTGTAAAATACTCAGAGTGAGATGTATTTGCAAACGAGTCTCTATTCTGGTATTAGCTTTGGTTCGCGAGAGGGGAAAACTAATTGACATGAGACTTCGCATCACTTTATGGAGTTCCGACGGAAGCTTCGATACACAACAAGTGCATTGAATTCTAACTCTCCAACAGAGCAAATATAATCAGAATTCGGATCCTTTGGACCCCGTTCAAACACTTCTACCAACTTTCTGGTAAGTTGTTCAGCTCCAAATAGTAGCTTCgaattgattgcaaaaatgCGCCCACTGTAGATGACTTCAGGGACGATCAAAGAGCCCGAATATCTGTAGTCCAGGCATATGAAAGGATCATGAGGAGGTCATATCGATCACATTGTCATAGAAATTCTAACCAACTGACACCAAGTAATCACAATCCCTTTCGTGAAAGTACTGAAGACCACAACAAGACACACTCTTCCGTCTTTGTAGCAAACTGTAACTTTATCTAGAAATCGCAGGTTGCTATGGTTTTGTTCTAGCAAGCGACCTGGTGCATAGGTCATCGTAAGTAAATACTCAGCACTTCCTAGGTCAATAGGACTATAGCCCTGTAGATGCTTCATCACGTGTACATTGACCAACcgagaaaaaaaaattgttttcttgaTGCTTTCGTATCCCAAagagaaaaataaaaaaaaccTACATCgtaatttttcactttcaCCTGTTTCTtcccatcatcatcatcaaccaataCAGATCAAAATGGCTACGTATGTTAATTCAACCAAAGTCCAGCACTCTTTTAATAAGAGAGATTAGCTGAGATGAGGATAAACAAGGCTAGTTTTTTTGCTTTAAGGCCATGAGAGaaattttggtttatttTACCAACCATGGGAAAATTAGATTGTCTTGCAGCTTTAATATATCTTCGTTTTAGCCAATGCCTGATACATCTATTTTCCTCTGAGTTTTGAGAATGTTTTGGATGTGAATTAGAATGAACTTGGCCGTTCAGTTCTATATTCGTGTGTTACCTTTCCGGTTTAATACAAATATTCAATACATTCGAGATTGTTCTAGAGGAGAATTGTGATTTATTTGCAGGTTGCTGGAAAGGATGCTCCATTCTTTTCCGGAATACTAACTAGTTCACTTTAGTTTATTGAACTCCATCGCCAAGGCTATCAAACCAgaaactcaacaaaagaaggaaaaggCTCAACAAAAGACCGCTGAGGAAAGAGTTGCTGCCAAGAATGCCAGAAGAGTCGTATGTACAAACCAAATCATTTTTACAGCCTCAGatcttttatttttgaagatgaaatcaaaccaatGTATAATGGCTAGCTTCGGCTATGTTGTCTTTCAGTTAACCATCTTTCGGGACTGAGAAAATATCTAAAACTGAGGTTGCATTAATGGGAATGTGTGGGGAAATACTAACTTTGCAATTTCTAGTCtaacaaagaaaagagaaaggtTATCTATGACAGAGCCGCTAAATACCAAAAGGAATATACTGATGCTGAAAAATCAGTCATCAAGGCTAAGAGAGATGCCAAGGCTTCCGGTTCATACTATGTTGATGCTCAACCAAAATTGGTTTTTGTGGTTAGAATCAAGGGTATCATGAAGATTCCACCAAAGCCAAGAAAGGTtatgcaattgttgagatTGACTCAAATCAACTCCGGTGTTTTCGTCAGATTGACTAAAGCTACCTctgaattgatcaaattggcTGAACCTTACATTGCTTACGGTTACCCATCATTGTCAACCATCAGACAATTGGTCTACAAGAGAGGTTACGGTAAGATCAACAAGCAAAGAATCCCATTGTCTGATAATGCCATCATTGAAGCTAACTTGGGTAAATACGATATCTTGTctattgaagatttgattcACGAAATCTACACTGTTGGTCCAAACTTCAAGCAAGTTAACAATTTCTTGTGGCCATTCAAATTGTCTAACCCAACTGGTGGTTTTAGATCAAGAAAATTCCAACACTTTATCCAAGGTGGTGACACTGGTAACAGAGAAGAATTCATCAATGCTTTGGTTAAACAAATGAACTAAATGAATAGGTgagttgttgctgttggaacttttttttgcttcttcttcaaggAGGATTGTAAATACTTAGTAATAtaattttcatctttctAGCCTTATTTTTATGTAGTTTTTTAATGGATACAAATGAATATTAAAAATACGTCATCATGTATCACCAATCTATATAATCATAAACAAACTTTTCTATCGATGGTATGGTactcaacaaatcaatcaatccTGGCGATCGTATCATATTATCCTCATAAACGATTCCCGAATCCTTGCCAATTGACGCAAGCATTATTGAAAGTAATATATATACCACTTGGACTAAGTTTACCATaagcaaaaacaaacaaatgATACTAGTGATGGACATCACCAATACTCGCTTATCCTTCAAATCGTATTTATACTTCAAAAGCAAATAACTCTGTTTAAAGATGGGCAAGTTTCTGAAAAAGTCTTTGATCAGGTTTGAATTATCTTCAATAGGTAGTTGGCTTTGCAAAGACTGTATCGTTTCATTCTGTCTCATAATTTCCCGTTCCAAAGTCTTAAAAGCTAACGCCGTTTCCTTCTCCCGTTGCTTATATTCGACACATGCatctttgtattttttaCATAGTTGGGTCAGTTCTATCAAACCAGCACTTTTATCAGCCAATTGAGCAACCAAAATCCTTTCACCATCtcctttgtttttgtaaaatgtAGTGAGATCTTCTATTCGCGTCTTCAATCGATCAATCTCTCGCTTCGATATTCCCAacttgatttctttttcattattgGTTTGCTTCAAGTTTGcaatttccttcttcaacttttcaatttcttcatctttaattGACTTTGCTTTCGACTCGGCTGTACTTTGAtactttttccaaatgtGGAATGTGTTATTACTGGAATATCTTGACCCATTTACCCTAGCTTTGATGACTTCATTAGATAACCCGAATCTATTTCGTAGTAAACTTGCAAATGATTCAGGGCTAATCAGAGtcaaaataaattgtttcaCATATGATTTGCTAGCTTTCAAGCTAGAGTTCTCATCTAGAAATTGACTTATGATTTTCTGCTCCGTTGCTGTGAacaatgaatcaattttcaataacgTTTCTATCTCTTTAATGAGAATAGTAATTTGCGCCAATGAAATCTCGTCTTTGTTTCCAACACATTTATTCCAGCTTTGATCTATTAGGTAATCTAATGAATTTTCAAGGGTAATGTCCAACGTGTATGTCGTTGTTGTACTCGACATGACGATGTTTTATGTCAAACTGTTGAAGAgtatttttgatttgattttggtaaacaaaagaatatttACAAATGAGCGCGTTTATTTTCCCATCATATTTATTCAACGCTTACTACTCTACATCACTTTGTCTCGAGCTGACTCAGTACAGAgtcatcaccaatttcaatgtgATACAATagaatcaactttttcatcCGGACcacttttgatttca is part of the Candida orthopsilosis Co 90-125, chromosome 2 draft sequence genome and harbors:
- a CDS encoding 60S ribosomal protein L7, whose product is MATLLNSIAKAIKPETQQKKEKAQQKTAEERVAAKNARRVSNKEKRKVIYDRAAKYQKEYTDAEKSVIKAKRDAKASGSYYVDAQPKLVFVVRIKGIMKIPPKPRKVMQLLRLTQINSGVFVRLTKATSELIKLAEPYIAYGYPSLSTIRQLVYKRGYGKINKQRIPLSDNAIIEANLGKYDILSIEDLIHEIYTVGPNFKQVNNFLWPFKLSNPTGGFRSRKFQHFIQGGDTGNREEFINALVKQMN
- a CDS encoding Aut7 autophagosome protein, whose amino-acid sequence is MRSQFKDEHPFEKRQAEAARIAQRFKDRVPVICEKVENSDIPEIDKRKYLVPVDLTVGQFVYVIRKRIKLPSEKAIFIFVNDILPPTAALISTIYEEHKDEDGFLYVLYSGENTFGEKVPVNLNELDFSDLPEDL